Genomic DNA from Chaetodon auriga isolate fChaAug3 chromosome 18, fChaAug3.hap1, whole genome shotgun sequence:
GCGCTACATCGATGGCAGCAGGCGGAAGCATTGCAAGTCTTAGAGAAGTGGCCAGAACACCTGGTCGCTCATAGGTGACTGGGATGCTGAATGTGGTCGAGGGTCAGAAATCCTGCGTCTAGAGGTGCTACTGTGGAGATGGATgtggacaaggaggaggaggaggaggtggaggtggtggaggaggtgaggttGTGGAGTTGTAAGGTGCTCTCCTTGATGTGCTGGATGAAGAGGTTCCTCTCGTCCTCGGGCGTTTGGCCGTTCTGGGCTCGGACGATGCAGGTGGGCCGGTGCAGGTTGAGCATGTagaccagctgctgcttctgctgcttcagctcctcGATCTGAGCCTTCAGGTCGGCGTTGACGGTCTCCAGTTTCTCTGACTCCTGcagaggacggagagggagaggtcAAGAGTTAATGCTGTTCTATCAtcaaaaatcaaactgaaaaatacagaaaatacagaagcTTCTCTGAGCAGGAGCAGCTAagcttcatctgcagctttacTTCCTGTAATTTATTTTTGGGAGGTGAAAATGAACTCAAAGAAAAACTGACAGAGGTTTAAAACTACCTTCTGCAGAgactctgtcttctccttcttcttgttGCGGCACTTGGCAGCAGCGATTTtgttcctctccctcctcctcttcctcctgtcatGCTCCTGAGGAGTCACCTGAAAaccagagaga
This window encodes:
- the atf3 gene encoding cyclic AMP-dependent transcription factor ATF-3; amino-acid sequence: MMLQHSGPSLADISCSALVPCLSPPGTLTLDDFTNFTPIVKEELRLAIQTKRLSNGLSADISADISSDGASSTSDRASEHLAGGSGGKREVTPQEHDRRKRRRERNKIAAAKCRNKKKEKTESLQKESEKLETVNADLKAQIEELKQQKQQLVYMLNLHRPTCIVRAQNGQTPEDERNLFIQHIKESTLQLHNLTSSTTSTSSSSSLSTSISTVAPLDAGFLTLDHIQHPSHL